A window from Candidatus Nitrospira neomarina encodes these proteins:
- a CDS encoding tetratricopeptide repeat protein yields MGNPSHGILSHANPHSIVWQRMFLCLIFFWPLPAFGHQAGNFYRDALSAIEKQNFKTAQSLLEQAIQEFPGFPEAHHLYGLVKFQLTQQPEQAISALQEAIRLNPNLAQAQYDLALLFIKQDHIKEAQKAIQQALANYPRFWEARLTLAKLLDKQELTDQAIQEYQTVLTHQPYQEEALYHLATRLMQAQDYDQAQLLLTQLTEHHPHQADGWLLLGRIAERQNQPSLALNAYQQVIQINPEQSEAHYNLGFLYQQQGNLPEAIKHFRRVSELRPQDAEAFLNLGVLFAGNHQYVEAEQAYHAGIALQPNSLEGHFNLGAFYEFHKKDLPQAQIHYQKYLDLGGTDTRIQQLLNQLKQ; encoded by the coding sequence ATGGGCAATCCGAGTCATGGCATTCTCTCTCACGCTAACCCACACAGCATAGTGTGGCAGAGAATGTTCCTATGCCTTATATTCTTCTGGCCCTTGCCAGCGTTCGGGCACCAGGCCGGAAATTTTTACCGTGATGCCCTTTCAGCCATTGAAAAGCAGAATTTCAAGACCGCCCAATCATTACTCGAACAGGCCATCCAGGAATTCCCTGGTTTTCCCGAAGCCCATCATCTGTATGGTTTGGTGAAGTTTCAACTCACCCAGCAGCCTGAACAGGCGATTTCCGCCCTTCAAGAGGCCATTCGCCTGAACCCGAATTTAGCTCAAGCGCAGTACGATTTGGCGTTACTCTTTATCAAGCAAGATCATATAAAAGAAGCTCAAAAGGCCATTCAGCAGGCACTCGCTAACTATCCACGTTTTTGGGAGGCTCGGCTCACGCTCGCGAAACTCCTGGATAAGCAGGAACTCACGGATCAGGCTATTCAGGAATACCAGACAGTTCTCACCCACCAACCTTACCAGGAAGAAGCGCTGTATCATCTGGCTACCCGATTAATGCAAGCTCAAGATTACGACCAAGCGCAGCTCCTCCTTACCCAATTGACAGAACACCACCCACACCAGGCAGATGGATGGTTATTGCTTGGCCGGATTGCGGAGCGGCAAAATCAACCCTCATTGGCCTTAAATGCTTACCAACAAGTCATTCAAATCAATCCGGAACAATCGGAAGCCCATTACAACCTTGGATTTCTTTATCAACAACAAGGAAATCTACCAGAAGCCATCAAGCATTTCCGACGCGTCAGTGAACTCAGGCCTCAGGATGCCGAGGCCTTTCTCAATCTTGGTGTCCTCTTTGCAGGAAATCATCAATACGTGGAGGCAGAACAAGCGTACCACGCAGGAATCGCCTTGCAACCGAATTCCCTGGAGGGCCATTTCAATCTTGGCGCCTTTTACGAATTCCACAAAAAGGATCTTCCTCAAGCACAAATCCACTACCAGAAATACCTTGATCTTGGAGGAACGGACACCCGAATCCAACAATTGCTTAACCAACTTAAGCAATAG